The Epilithonimonas zeae genome contains a region encoding:
- a CDS encoding GIY-YIG nuclease family protein, which produces MIKLDEIKEQFENSYFTLNEELIYLLNKDDQNGHLNNVIIGLNKECYGVRLFENPDDPIIIEIYYINCAPKLQGSLIRIELNNPNYQFLLLQFCALLAMNYSTINEIHAYNTFQKQLRTILEKDGYFTITNIDIEQLRKIGPNGSFINLHHKAIKQIDIIPIVDFYREVFDENYKATGSKYNNYVYLMINTETSLIKIGYSKNPLYREKTLQSQEPQIYLIACWNANRKIETELHRKFKNNRVRGEYFQLNFNDLKDLKNFMLKYN; this is translated from the coding sequence ATGATAAAATTAGATGAAATTAAAGAGCAATTTGAAAATTCTTATTTTACTTTAAATGAAGAACTAATTTATTTACTAAATAAGGATGATCAAAACGGTCATCTTAATAACGTTATCATAGGTTTGAATAAAGAATGTTATGGTGTACGTCTCTTTGAAAATCCTGATGATCCGATAATAATTGAAATTTATTATATTAACTGTGCGCCTAAACTTCAAGGAAGCCTAATTAGGATAGAATTGAATAATCCTAATTATCAATTTCTACTATTACAATTTTGTGCATTATTAGCAATGAATTATTCTACCATAAATGAAATTCATGCATATAATACTTTCCAAAAACAACTTCGAACTATTTTAGAAAAAGATGGCTACTTTACTATAACGAATATAGATATTGAACAGCTTAGAAAAATTGGCCCAAATGGATCATTTATAAATTTACATCATAAAGCCATTAAGCAGATTGATATTATACCTATTGTCGATTTTTACAGAGAGGTTTTTGATGAAAACTACAAAGCAACTGGTTCAAAATATAATAATTATGTTTATTTGATGATTAATACAGAGACATCTTTAATAAAAATTGGTTATAGCAAAAATCCCTTATATAGAGAAAAAACATTACAGTCTCAGGAACCTCAAATTTATTTAATTGCCTGTTGGAATGCAAATAGGAAAATTGAGACAGAACTTCATAGAAAGTTTAAAAATAATAGAGTCCGGGGCGAATATTTTCAACTAAATTTTAATGACTTAAAAGATCTAAAAAACTTTATGTTAAAATATAATTGA
- a CDS encoding putative phage abortive infection protein, translating to MSNIQHEIDISIQRIESKQVEISAKIEILEKRISKFNGWAWFFVGTGALISIVATIYFFIVVDNSQNFQLNLLGDFLAGSVASVWSLAGLFFIYVAFLGQKQQLLNQQLEIMYSQLEVKNTRLELAGQKEEMRIQNETLRQQKFENTFFNLLNLLSSVVNSIDIRNIRTQNVMSSGRDCFKIFYGDFVAIINKDHEKDREFEITKISIPETIKSYDKYFHENQSDLSHYFRSVYHILKFIDSSDIEDKKRYVGLVRAQISSYEQILIFYNCFHPYGTKLKVLAKDHNFFKSLDEKLLINESHYDDFAKDEI from the coding sequence ATGAGTAACATCCAGCACGAAATAGATATTTCAATTCAAAGAATTGAATCCAAGCAGGTCGAAATTTCTGCAAAAATTGAAATATTAGAAAAGCGAATTTCTAAATTTAATGGTTGGGCATGGTTTTTTGTTGGTACTGGTGCATTAATTTCAATTGTTGCTACGATATATTTTTTTATAGTAGTTGATAACAGTCAAAATTTCCAGCTCAATTTACTTGGCGATTTCCTAGCTGGCTCAGTAGCTTCAGTTTGGTCTCTTGCAGGACTATTTTTTATTTACGTTGCTTTTCTAGGTCAAAAACAACAACTTCTAAATCAACAGCTGGAAATCATGTATAGTCAACTTGAAGTTAAAAATACAAGATTAGAACTTGCTGGGCAGAAGGAGGAAATGCGAATCCAAAATGAAACCCTTAGACAACAAAAGTTTGAAAATACATTTTTTAATCTTCTTAACCTTCTTAGTTCTGTCGTAAACTCTATTGATATTCGTAACATCCGAACTCAAAATGTAATGAGTAGTGGTAGAGATTGCTTTAAAATTTTTTATGGTGATTTTGTCGCTATAATAAATAAAGATCATGAAAAAGATCGAGAATTTGAAATCACTAAAATTTCCATACCAGAAACAATAAAAAGTTATGATAAATATTTTCATGAAAATCAATCTGACTTAAGCCATTATTTCAGGAGTGTTTATCATATTTTAAAATTTATCGATAGTTCTGATATAGAAGATAAAAAAAGATATGTAGGTTTAGTTAGAGCACAAATTTCCAGTTATGAGCAGATTCTGATATTCTATAATTGTTTCCATCCTTACGGGACAAAACTGAAAGTATTGGCAAAAGACCATAATTTCTTTAAAAGTTTAGACGAAAAACTGTTAATTAATGAAAGTCATTATGATGACTTTGCAAAAGACGAAATTTAA